Below is a genomic region from Trichoderma asperellum chromosome 2, complete sequence.
AGGGAGCAAGGATCGATCTTTGAGGCCAGGCTGTGAGCTCGGAAGTGGGATGTCGGGCGAGGGACGGCGGAGTCGCGCGCGTATCGTCGTAAGCTCGGCGTCAAGTCCCTAGGAGCCGGCGAGCACTATGGTCGCGATAGTCGCTGCTGGGTGATTGGGATGCCCAGCAGATTCCCGGGGCCGCACACTGGATTATATACTGAAGCCAACAGGCGCTCAATGGCAGCTCGACGGGTTTCGAGAGGCTTTGTCCAGCTATCCCTGATGGCACGTAGCCAAAAGTGCAAAGGTGAGCGGCTGGCAGCGCTCCTCCACTAAAAAGCCAGCCGCCCGCCAAGAGTGGAGGCTTTGGGTGCTTCGGTGGCCGGGCAGCGAATCACGTGGCTTGTAATTGACGACGTATCCTCTGCTTGCGTATATCACGACGGCTGCGGCCCAGAAATGGACCAGAAATGGATTGTTTGGGCTGGACATGCGCCTTGGAGCATGCAGATTGTCAATTTACAACATGTCAGAAAACGCCGTTGCGACATTTATATGTACAGATATGAGCTGCAAATACGAGATTCCAGGTCTAAGCCGCTCTGCAGGCCAGCGCATCTCGGCCTTTTCCATGGATACAAGCCCCTTCTTTCCAAACATCGAATCAAACATTATTATTCTAGACCACGATTAATAAAACAGGACATCTCCTTGCGCTTGATTCGTGGACTTACTCCTGGGCGCCGTTAACCTTACGTCGTTTTCCTTATTGTCTTCCCGAGCCTCGTCAAGAAGCTTATCTATTCCTCGGTCTTTTAGTGCAACCTAAATTCAAAATGTCAGCACGATATCGttcctttctctccatctcagcGTCTGAAATTCCATACGCTTAGGCACTTTTGATACTCATTGAATAGGCCAGCACATTCCTTGTTGTCCTTCTCTGCTCCACGAAGATACTCTGTGTATGTGTAAGTTTGAGAACTACCCATGAACatgaggaaagaaagggcaCAACTCACTCTCGCTATACCACTTTAAAAAGCAAGTATCGTAGCGCCTTGATTCTTGTATGAGTATATTATCATTCGTGCGTACCCCGGAAGATGCTTACTCCTTCACTTCATTACACTCTGGTGCAAGTGATGCCGACATCTTGGACAGGCCGAAACAAATAGCTCTAGATCAGACGCCTGATTGCTAGTATTCCGCTCAATGGATTTGGAACCTTAATCAGCAAAATATTCGATGTCACGGATCAATTATAAAGGATGTAGAAAGGATAAATGTTTTGATTTCCAAAGATGACGAGTTCAAGAAATGGCTTATTAGTTAGTACTGCCCATAACAGCTAAAATCGACTCCTCCAAAAACTGTCATTGCATACCTCAGGCCCGATCCCCACATAAAACGGCCACAACGTCACACCCCATTGGTCATGTCGACGTAAGAGGGCTAGTCTGTTAAGCACATTGAACCTTGTCCGCTTGATGTAACTTTGTACTGCGTAGCTCGCCAGCATCAATTAAAGCTCTCCAATCACAATCCGATCGCGTCACAGACGCGCTTTTGGAAGTTCGACAACGCCAGATACAACGTCATCTGGGGCCTGTGGAAATCAAGTCCGGTCGTTGCTGCTAGAACACTAAAAGATACAAATTCGAttgattgatttttttttttttttcccttttccccgCCATCATGGCGCCTTCAGCCGCCAAGCTCAAAGAAGCGCTCATTGAAGGAACTTGCGAAATATACAAGGCAGAGCCCGACGGCACCTCTGTCAATAAAGTCCGGCGGCATGTCGAAGAAAAGCTCGGGCTAGATGATGGCTTCTTCACTAGCGATGCATGGAAGCAGAAAAGCAAGACGATTATCAAGGAGCAAGTGGTTAGTATAACGAGCAGAGCAGTCTGTCAGTTATGCTGTATTTCTAGCTTACCCCGCTAACTTTATGTCACCAGGACAAATTGCTTGACGAAGATGGTTCCGAACCAGAAAATGAACCTGATACCAAAGTTGGTATCAAGAGACAGTCATCTGAGGCTGAGTCTCCACAGCCTAAGCGACGGAAGAAGGCATCTGGGCCTgtgaagaggaaagaggagTCAGACGTTGAGGAAACTCCCAAAAAGGAATCCAAGACTAAGGTTAAGAAGCTTGCATCGCGCAGCAAGGCCAAGTCAGACGCctccgaagaagaggataccAAGTTAGGAGAGATTCCGTCACCTGATAAAAGTCGGAAACGAAGCGTAAAAGATGAATCTGAAAATGAATCAAAGCACAACACCCCCAACAAAGGTGATTCCGCTGCTATtaagaaacaagaaacacCAGGCGACGAGAAAAGGCCGTCATTAAAAAACCAGCCGGATTCGGAAGCAGAAGATACAAAGGCAGATATCAAGGATGAGTTGAAACTAGAAGTCAATGAGGAGGACGAGTATTCCGATGTAATCGACGAGCCACCGATCCCAAAACGCAAGAGaggcgaaaagaaagagagctcATCAAAACCAAAAGCTTCCAAGTCAGCAATTAAGAAGGAGGCCACCAGTACAGATGATCCCAAAGATGCAGAGATTAAAAAGCTACAGTCACAACTCACCAAATGCGGCGTTCGCAAGCTGTGGCACATAGAACTCAAGCAGTATGGGGACAATACCGGAGCAAAAATTCGCCACCTAAAGAAGATGTTATCCGATATTGGTATGGACGGGCGTTTCTCAGAGGCCAAGGCCCGCGAGATCAAAGAGATGCGAGAGCTACAGGCAGATGTCGAGGCAGCTCAGGAGATGGACCGCCTCTGGGGCACAAGCTCAGGTGGGAGGGCTAGCAGAAGTAAGAGCAGCGTAACCAAACAGGAAACCAAGCCAGGCTATGGGGAGGATAACGAGGACGACgtcgatgatggtgatgatgaagagccaACATCTTTTGCTGCGAGGCGAAGGAAAGCCCACGCGGATCTCGCATTTCTGGGGGATGACAGCGATTCCGATTAGGCGACTGCAGGTCAGTCACGTACTCAACCACCCTCTACTCGCACAATGTGTCGGATGTAATATTTGTCAAACATGTGGCGGCTAGCATTGTAATTATGATTTAACGAACATCTCGCAGAAGAGGTTAAGATCATGTCATTTCAcagccttttcctcctctttctctcataTTGTCTGTATTTTTACAATGAAATGCTTGGGCGAACAATGGAACATACAAAGGAGCAAGAACAAAATAAGTTGATCAGTTCATCATTAATAAATGCTCGACGCTTGAAAAATTACTCTGTCCAGGCCCTGTACACGATTCTAGCACCATAAGtatctcccttcttcaagaTGACCATGTCCTTCCACTCGGGAACATTGCACGCATTGATCCAACGGCCGGGCTCGCAGCAGAACGCACTTCGTGCGCCTCTGGCGGGCAGACCCTCAGCAGCGGGCACATTGGTCATGTCACCGGTATAGAACTGGAATGATGGCTCTGTGCTGAGGACTTCCAAATGAATACCGCTCTTGGGGTGGAAGGCAGACATGTTGAGAGCAAGAGGCTGTGAACGAGTGTCGATCGGTACGGATGACGGGTCAGCGGTGGTTGTGAAGCAGCGATCGATTTCCGGTCCGGTGGCACCCAGAACGAAAGGCTTGGATGTGTCAAGCTCGGGGAAA
It encodes:
- a CDS encoding uncharacterized protein (EggNog:ENOG41), translated to MAPSAAKLKEALIEGTCEIYKAEPDGTSVNKVRRHVEEKLGLDDGFFTSDAWKQKSKTIIKEQVDKLLDEDGSEPENEPDTKVGIKRQSSEAESPQPKRRKKASGPVKRKEESDVEETPKKESKTKVKKLASRSKAKSDASEEEDTKLGEIPSPDKSRKRSVKDESENESKHNTPNKGDSAAIKKQETPGDEKRPSLKNQPDSEAEDTKADIKDELKLEVNEEDEYSDVIDEPPIPKRKRGEKKESSSKPKASKSAIKKEATSTDDPKDAEIKKLQSQLTKCGVRKLWHIELKQYGDNTGAKIRHLKKMLSDIGMDGRFSEAKAREIKEMRELQADVEAAQEMDRLWGTSSGGRASRSKSSVTKQETKPGYGEDNEDDVDDGDDEEPTSFAARRRKAHADLAFLGDDSDSD